One part of the Populus alba chromosome 18, ASM523922v2, whole genome shotgun sequence genome encodes these proteins:
- the LOC118051582 gene encoding adagio protein 1 yields the protein MEWDSDSDLSGEEDEEGFMLNDGGGGPLPFPVENLLQTAPCGFVVTDALEPDHPLIYVNTVFEMVTGYRAEEVLGRNCRFLQCRGPFAKRRHPLVDSTVVSEIRRCLEEGIEFQGELLNFRKDGSPLMNRLRLTPIYGEDDTITHVIGIQFFTEANIDLGPVPGYSVKESSKLADKFRSGFSTYRPIPVGDRNVSRGICGILQLSDEVLSLKILSRLTPRDIASIGSVCRQLYELTKNEDLWRMVCQNAWGSETTRVLETVPGAKRLGWGRLARELTTLEAATWRKLTVGGSVEPSRCNFSACAVGNRVVLFGGEGVNMQPMNDTFVLDLNSSNPEWQHVHVSSPPPGRWGHTLSCVNGSHLVVFGGCGRQGLLNDVFILDLDAKPPTWREISGLAPPLPRSWHSSCTLDGTKLIVSGGCADSGVLLSDTFLLDLSMEKPIWREIPVSWTPPSRLGHTLSVYGGRKILMFGGLAKSGPLRFRSSDVFTMDLSEEEPCWRCVTGSGMPGAGNPSGIAPPPRLDHVAVSLPGGRILIFGGSVAGLHSASQLYLLDPTDEKPTWRILNVPGRPPRFAWGHSTCVVGGTRAIVLGGQTGEEWMLSELHELSLASSAT from the exons atggagtGGGATAGCGATTCGGATCTGAGCGGGGAGGAAGACGAGGAGGGATTCATGTTAAACGACGGAGGAGGAGGTCCTTTGCCTTTTCCTGTCGAGAATTTGCTGCAAACTGCTCCTTGTGGATTTGTTGTCACTGATGCTCTTGAACCTGACCATCCTCTTATTTATGTCAACACTGTTTTCGAGATGGTTACTGGCTATCGAGCTGAGGAAGTTCTTGGCCGTAATTG CCGTTTCTTGCAATGCAGAGGACCATTTGCCAAACGAAGGCATCCATTGGTTGACTCCACAGTGGTTTCGGAAATAAGAAGATGCCTCGAAGAGGGCATTGAATTCCAAGGTGAGTTGTTAAACTTCAGAAAAGATGGATCTCCACTGATGAACAGGCTGCGGCTTACTCCTATATATGGGGAGGATGACACAATTACTCATGTTATTGGAATCCAGTTCTTCACCGAAGCTAATATTGATCTAGGTCCCGTGCCTGGTTATTCAGTAAAGGAGTCTTCAAAATTGGCTGATAAGTTTCGTTCTGGTTTTTCCACCTATCGTCCAATCCCAGTAGGTGATCGTAATGTTAGCCGTGGCATCTGTGGGATACTGCAATTGAGTGATGAGGTACTGTCTCTTAAGATACTTTCACGTTTGACTCCAAGGGATATTGCTTCAATTGGTTCTGTCTGCAGACAACTCTATGAGCTGACAAAGAATGAGGATCTCTGGAGAATGGTCTGTCAGAATGCTTGGGGTAGTGAAACAACTCGAGTTCTAGAGACTGTGCCTGGTGCAAAGAGACTTGGCTGGGGTCGGCTTGCTAGGGAATTGACAACTCTTGAAGCAGCAACATGGAGAAAGCTAACCGTTGGAGGTTCTGTTGAACCCTCAAGGTGCAATTTCAGTGCTTGTGCAGTTGGTAATCGAGTTGTACTTTTTGGTGGGGAGGGTGTTAACATGCAGCCAATGAATGATACCTTTGTCCTGGATCTGAACTCCAGTAACCCAGAGTGGCAACATGTCCATGTGAGCTCCCCTCCTCCTGGTCGGTGGGGACATACACTTTCTTGTGTTAATGGGTCTCATTTGGTGGTCTTTGGGGGTTGTGGAAGGCAAGGTCTATTGAATGATGTCTTTATTTTGGATTTGGATGCCAAGCCTCCGACTTGGCGTGAGATTTCTGGATTGGCCCCTCCACTTCCACGATCATGGCACAGTTCCTGCACCCTTGATGGCACTAAGTTGATTGTCTCTGGTGGGTGTGCAGATTCTGGAGTACTTCTCAGTGACACATTTCTGCTTGATTTGTCAATGGAGAAGCCTATCTGGAGGGAGATACCGGTTTCATGGACCCCACCATCTCGGCTAGGTCACACTCTCTCAGTTTATGgaggaagaaaaatattgatgttcgGGGGTTTGGCTAAGAGCGGTCCCCTTCGGTTCCGCTCCAGTGACGTGTTTACTATGGATCTAAGTGAGGAGGAACCTTGCTGGAGATGTGTAACAGGGAGTGGTATGCCTGGTGCTGGAAACCCTAGTGGCATAGCTCCTCCACCTAGACTTGATCATGTAGCTGTGAGCCTTCCTGGTGGTAGAATCCTGATCTTTGGTGGCTCTGTTGCAGGTCTTCACTCTGCCTCGCAGCTTTATCTCCTTGATCCTACTGACGAGAAACCTACATGGAGGATTCTAAATGTACCTGGGCGACCTCCAAGATTTGCTTGGGGGCACAGTACCTGTGTTGTTGGAGGGACAAGGGCT